A single Methanocaldococcus bathoardescens DNA region contains:
- a CDS encoding STT3 domain-containing protein yields MSNVLEKINNFFKEKSWIKVFLIVLMLMFISFQLRAQTADMKFAQDNEFLKNMFSDEHGRMYLLALDPYYYLRLSENLYNNGHCGDTTKIINGKEVPYDLYQYAPPGHPMSWEPPVICLATLAIYYIWHSIDATVTIMNAAFWVPAVLGMLLGIPIYFIVRRVTNSNIGGIVGAIALISAPSLLYKTSAGFADTPIFEVLPILFIIWFILEAIHSQEKTALFKKDLKNPVALFVIIALIIELIIGAYLNITSGESVVIASILFYTISLAFILAGLVIAGIKRLKGNDVEFELFALLAVILTAVAPKMWGAWWYGFDVITAFLVIYIIALALLKSQVKIKEFVDIGNFKNVVCLSIFYILGSLILLTAIYGVGTAISPITSPLGYKQILSTYSQATGWPNVYTTVAELAKPSSWGEIFTNAIGSKTVAIAGIFGIILSFISLRYGKFKFDVKYALLLAIWLSVTLYAATKGIRFASLATPPLAIGLGMLIGQIDRALKMKNDIAVFGLGIPAGLFGLLIVSKYTGKISQILLPTTYVPIIAYGFLIVLALLIIYKISDIVTAINNKKETIIKLSAVLLCIGVVIPQLSAVIPFTTAPTFNNGWKEGLDWIKANTPKNAVITCWWDNGHIYTYEARRMVTFDGGSQNSPRAYWVGRAFATSNENLSIGIIRMLATSGDEAFKKGSVLMNFTHNNVSKTVEILNEILPVSRSKAYEILTKKYGLSDKEAKLVLNATHPEHPNPDYLITYNRMTDIAPVWSMFGFWNFSLPPNTPNEKREKGVFFKGTSYYLGNGTILANVNVYGNNYITLINSTNISTAVVQKVNGQTKIVGTFKIHKLYIKTPLGVREIILNEDGQLSEFIRIESDGRGHAWISTRNLEDSVYAKLHFLDGYGLKHIKLVKASIDPTNFGVQPGFKIYKVDYGTDYLN; encoded by the coding sequence ATGAGTAATGTATTAGAAAAAATAAATAATTTCTTTAAAGAAAAGAGTTGGATAAAGGTCTTTTTAATTGTATTAATGTTGATGTTTATAAGTTTCCAGCTGAGAGCTCAGACAGCAGATATGAAATTCGCTCAAGATAACGAATTTTTAAAAAATATGTTTTCAGATGAACATGGAAGAATGTATCTTTTAGCATTAGACCCTTACTACTATTTAAGGTTGAGTGAGAATCTTTACAACAATGGACATTGTGGAGATACAACAAAAATCATTAATGGAAAAGAAGTGCCTTATGATTTATACCAATATGCACCTCCAGGACATCCAATGTCTTGGGAACCACCAGTTATCTGCTTAGCAACATTGGCAATCTATTACATATGGCATTCTATTGATGCAACCGTAACCATTATGAACGCTGCCTTCTGGGTTCCAGCAGTTTTAGGGATGTTATTGGGAATACCAATTTATTTCATAGTTAGGAGAGTTACAAATAGCAATATTGGAGGAATTGTTGGGGCTATAGCTCTAATCTCAGCTCCTTCTTTATTATACAAAACATCTGCAGGTTTTGCAGACACACCAATATTTGAAGTTCTTCCAATACTCTTTATAATATGGTTTATTCTTGAAGCAATACACAGCCAAGAAAAAACAGCATTATTCAAAAAAGATTTAAAAAATCCTGTCGCATTATTTGTAATTATTGCATTAATAATTGAGCTAATAATTGGAGCCTACTTAAATATCACCTCAGGAGAAAGTGTAGTTATTGCCTCAATATTATTCTATACAATATCTTTAGCGTTTATTTTAGCAGGTTTAGTAATAGCAGGAATTAAGAGATTGAAAGGTAATGATGTAGAGTTTGAATTATTTGCTCTATTGGCTGTGATATTAACAGCTGTAGCCCCAAAAATGTGGGGAGCTTGGTGGTATGGATTTGATGTAATAACAGCTTTCTTGGTAATTTATATCATTGCATTAGCATTACTAAAATCACAAGTAAAAATAAAAGAGTTTGTTGACATTGGAAACTTCAAGAATGTTGTTTGTCTATCAATATTCTACATACTTGGGTCACTTATATTATTAACAGCAATATATGGAGTAGGAACAGCAATCTCACCAATTACCTCACCTTTAGGTTATAAACAAATACTTTCAACATATTCACAAGCTACTGGTTGGCCTAACGTATATACAACAGTTGCAGAGCTTGCAAAACCAAGCTCATGGGGAGAAATATTTACAAATGCCATTGGTTCAAAAACAGTTGCAATAGCTGGAATTTTTGGGATAATATTATCATTCATATCTTTAAGGTATGGAAAATTTAAGTTTGATGTAAAATATGCTCTACTATTGGCTATCTGGCTAAGTGTAACTTTATATGCCGCAACAAAAGGGATTAGATTCGCATCTTTAGCAACCCCTCCATTGGCTATTGGTTTAGGAATGCTTATTGGGCAAATAGATAGAGCCCTGAAGATGAAAAATGATATTGCCGTATTTGGATTAGGAATTCCTGCAGGGTTATTTGGTTTATTAATAGTCTCAAAATATACTGGAAAAATTTCTCAAATATTACTGCCAACAACCTATGTTCCTATAATTGCCTATGGATTTTTAATTGTCTTGGCTTTATTGATCATTTACAAAATTTCAGATATCGTTACAGCAATAAACAATAAAAAAGAGACAATAATAAAGCTCTCTGCAGTATTACTTTGTATTGGAGTGGTAATTCCACAATTATCTGCAGTAATTCCATTCACAACTGCACCGACATTCAATAATGGATGGAAAGAGGGCTTAGATTGGATAAAAGCAAATACCCCAAAAAATGCAGTTATAACCTGCTGGTGGGATAACGGGCACATCTATACATATGAAGCAAGAAGAATGGTAACATTTGATGGAGGTAGTCAAAACTCCCCAAGAGCTTACTGGGTGGGAAGGGCTTTTGCTACTTCAAACGAAAACTTGTCTATTGGAATAATTAGGATGTTAGCAACAAGTGGAGATGAAGCATTTAAAAAAGGTAGTGTTTTAATGAACTTCACTCACAACAACGTCTCAAAAACTGTTGAGATATTGAATGAAATTCTGCCAGTAAGTAGAAGTAAAGCTTATGAAATATTAACTAAAAAATATGGTTTAAGTGATAAAGAAGCAAAATTAGTTTTAAATGCAACCCATCCAGAGCATCCAAATCCTGATTATTTAATAACCTACAACAGGATGACAGATATAGCTCCAGTTTGGAGTATGTTTGGATTCTGGAACTTCTCTTTACCACCAAATACACCTAATGAAAAGAGAGAGAAAGGAGTGTTCTTTAAAGGAACATCTTATTACTTAGGAAACGGCACAATCTTAGCAAATGTAAATGTTTATGGAAACAATTACATTACATTAATAAATAGTACAAATATCTCAACAGCAGTTGTTCAAAAAGTAAACGGACAAACAAAAATCGTTGGAACATTTAAGATACATAAGTTGTATATTAAAACACCTTTAGGTGTTAGAGAAATTATTTTAAATGAAGATGGGCAGTTATCAGAGTTTATTAGAATAGAATCAGATGGAAGAGGGCATGCATGGATATCAACAAGAAACTTAGAAGATAGTGTCTATGCTAAACTACACTTCTTAGATGGTTATGGATTAAAGCATATAAAATTAGTTAAGGCATCAATAGACCCAACAAACTTTGGCGTTCAGCCAGGATTTAAGATTTATAAAGTAGATTATGGAACTGATTATCTAAACTAA
- the larC gene encoding nickel pincer cofactor biosynthesis protein LarC, producing the protein MFLLDPFSGISGDMFLSAMIDFVDKEELINTIKKVVDVDIEIKKVKKCHIVANKVNIIPKNVNYNANTYKDMVDIIKNSDIQKDIKISALEILKILAEAESKVHNVNIEDVHFHEVGNYDTIADIVGAAYIINKLNLKDSCFYKPINVGNGFVKTEHGLLPVPAPATAEILKGLEIFFSDIDEELTTPTGAAIIKYINPKLVEGSFIIKEISYGAGDKDLEIPNHKGYISNISQSFDEMESEAFQLQIRRICSTFSKSFMPNVLRVFKIENIKMEDIALLETNVDDVSPEILGYLYEVLDGKVRDLHFIPTYMKKNRPAYTIRAIVKRDKVKEVAKIIMRETGTLGIRIFNINRITADREFKTIKLFDEDVRIKFGIIDNEIISEKPEYEDLKKIAKKYGIPLKELYKLIKK; encoded by the coding sequence ATGTTTCTATTAGACCCATTTTCTGGAATTAGTGGAGATATGTTTTTATCAGCTATGATTGATTTTGTTGATAAAGAAGAGCTTATAAATACGATTAAAAAAGTTGTTGATGTTGATATTGAAATAAAAAAAGTCAAGAAGTGCCATATAGTAGCGAATAAAGTCAATATAATTCCAAAAAATGTTAATTACAATGCTAACACATATAAAGACATGGTAGATATAATTAAAAACTCTGATATTCAAAAAGATATTAAAATCTCTGCTTTAGAGATTTTAAAAATATTGGCTGAAGCTGAAAGCAAAGTTCATAATGTAAATATTGAGGATGTTCATTTCCATGAAGTTGGGAATTACGATACAATAGCAGATATTGTTGGGGCAGCATATATAATTAATAAGCTAAATTTAAAAGATAGTTGTTTTTATAAACCAATAAATGTTGGAAATGGTTTTGTAAAGACGGAGCATGGATTATTGCCAGTTCCAGCACCAGCAACAGCTGAGATATTGAAAGGGCTTGAAATATTCTTCTCTGATATAGATGAGGAATTAACAACACCAACTGGAGCAGCAATAATAAAATACATAAACCCAAAATTAGTTGAGGGAAGTTTTATTATAAAAGAAATCTCTTATGGAGCTGGAGATAAAGATTTAGAGATTCCGAATCATAAGGGCTATATTTCCAACATATCTCAAAGTTTTGATGAAATGGAAAGCGAAGCTTTCCAGCTACAAATCCGTAGGATTTGTTCAACTTTTTCTAAAAGTTTCATGCCAAATGTTTTGAGAGTGTTTAAGATTGAAAATATAAAGATGGAAGATATAGCTCTATTAGAAACAAATGTTGATGATGTCTCACCAGAGATTTTAGGTTATTTATATGAAGTTTTGGATGGAAAGGTTAGAGATTTACATTTTATCCCAACCTATATGAAAAAGAACAGACCTGCTTACACAATAAGGGCTATTGTTAAAAGAGATAAAGTTAAAGAAGTAGCTAAAATTATAATGAGGGAAACAGGGACTTTGGGGATTAGAATATTTAACATAAACAGGATAACTGCAGATAGGGAATTTAAAACTATAAAGTTGTTTGATGAAGATGTTAGGATAAAATTTGGAATAATTGATAATGAAATTATTTCTGAAAAACCAGAATATGAGGATTTAAAGAAAATAGCTAAGAAATATGGCATTCCTTTGAAGGAGTTGTATAAATTGATTAAAAAATAA
- a CDS encoding tRNA (cytidine(56)-2'-O)-methyltransferase produces the protein MVVEVLRLGHRGDRDKRISTHVALTARALGAEKIIFTVEDEHVESSVKKVVENWGGNFKFVVEKHWKRYIREFKKRGIVVHLTMYGANINEIMPEIRELSKEKDILVVVGAEKVPKEVYELADYNISVGNQPHSEVAALAIFLDRLFEGKTLYRDFENAKIKIVPSNHGKVVIREK, from the coding sequence ATGGTTGTTGAGGTTTTGAGATTAGGGCATAGAGGAGATAGGGATAAGAGGATATCAACTCATGTAGCATTGACAGCAAGAGCTTTAGGGGCTGAGAAAATAATTTTTACAGTTGAAGATGAGCATGTTGAAAGTAGCGTTAAAAAAGTTGTTGAAAATTGGGGAGGAAACTTTAAATTTGTTGTTGAAAAGCATTGGAAAAGATACATTAGAGAATTTAAAAAAAGAGGGATTGTGGTTCATTTAACAATGTATGGTGCCAATATAAATGAAATAATGCCAGAAATTAGAGAATTGAGTAAAGAAAAGGATATATTGGTTGTTGTTGGAGCTGAAAAAGTACCAAAGGAGGTTTATGAATTAGCAGATTACAACATTTCTGTTGGTAATCAGCCACATTCTGAAGTTGCAGCCTTAGCAATCTTTTTAGATAGATTGTTTGAAGGTAAAACTCTCTATAGAGATTTTGAAAATGCGAAGATAAAAATAGTTCCATCAAATCATGGAAAAGTTGTTATAAGAGAAAAGTAG
- a CDS encoding SagB/ThcOx family dehydrogenase codes for MEILLPEVEEIKLEDVLLKRRSVREYSSSPLTLRELSHILFAAYGVTDKMGFKTVPSAGATYPLEIYINVRDVIGVEEGVYKYIPERHSIVRVLDEEVGHELALASLKQMFIAIAPIVLIITANYERTTRVYGDRGFRYVHMEVGCVAQNVYLMATSLGLGTVAVGAFYDDEIREILKIEEHPLLLMPVGRKID; via the coding sequence ATGGAAATTTTACTTCCAGAGGTAGAGGAGATAAAGTTAGAAGATGTTTTATTAAAGAGAAGGTCAGTTAGAGAATATAGCTCATCTCCACTAACTTTAAGAGAGTTATCTCATATTTTATTTGCCGCTTATGGAGTGACTGACAAAATGGGCTTTAAAACAGTCCCTTCTGCAGGAGCAACATATCCATTAGAGATTTATATAAATGTGAGGGATGTTATTGGAGTTGAGGAGGGAGTTTATAAATATATCCCTGAGAGGCATTCAATAGTTAGAGTTTTAGATGAAGAGGTTGGGCATGAATTGGCTTTAGCATCATTAAAGCAGATGTTTATTGCTATAGCTCCAATAGTTTTAATCATAACTGCTAATTATGAAAGAACAACAAGGGTTTATGGAGATAGGGGCTTTAGATATGTACACATGGAAGTTGGATGTGTTGCTCAAAACGTATATTTAATGGCAACATCTTTAGGTTTAGGAACTGTAGCTGTTGGAGCATTCTATGATGATGAGATAAGGGAAATTTTAAAGATAGAGGAACATCCTCTATTGTTGATGCCTGTTGGAAGAAAGATAGATTAA
- a CDS encoding TatD family hydrolase: protein MIDTHIHSDTRGLEDLELMAMCLDAVITLAHDPFEMKSIKVWEAHVEKILFNELERAKKVGLNLFVCVGMHPRAIPPEVDEALDKIKNYVKYDNVVGIGEIGLEKATKEEKEVFIKQLMLVEELKLPAVVHTPRRNKEEITKIILDEISTLNLKNKDIVIEHCNKETTKWVLDEGFYVGLTVQPGKLTPLEAVEIVKENKDFANKILLNSDCSSNASDVLAVPRTVLKMKINGIKKEIINKVAHKNAVDLFRLNIE from the coding sequence ATGATAGACACTCACATTCACTCAGATACAAGAGGTTTGGAGGATTTAGAGTTAATGGCAATGTGCTTAGATGCAGTTATAACATTAGCTCACGACCCATTTGAGATGAAGAGCATAAAAGTTTGGGAGGCTCATGTTGAAAAAATACTATTTAATGAATTAGAAAGAGCTAAAAAGGTAGGATTGAATTTATTTGTATGTGTTGGAATGCATCCAAGGGCTATTCCTCCGGAGGTTGATGAAGCATTGGATAAGATAAAGAACTATGTAAAATATGATAATGTTGTTGGTATTGGAGAGATTGGTTTAGAAAAAGCTACAAAAGAAGAAAAAGAGGTATTTATAAAGCAGTTGATGTTGGTTGAGGAATTAAAACTTCCAGCAGTTGTGCATACCCCAAGAAGAAATAAAGAAGAGATAACTAAAATAATATTGGACGAGATTTCAACACTAAATCTAAAAAATAAAGATATAGTTATTGAGCACTGCAATAAAGAGACAACAAAATGGGTTTTAGATGAAGGATTTTATGTAGGATTAACAGTTCAACCAGGTAAATTAACACCATTAGAGGCAGTTGAAATAGTAAAAGAAAATAAGGACTTTGCTAATAAGATTTTGCTGAATAGTGACTGTTCTTCAAATGCATCAGATGTTTTAGCAGTTCCAAGAACTGTTTTAAAGATGAAGATTAATGGCATTAAGAAAGAAATTATTAATAAAGTAGCTCATAAAAATGCTGTAGATTTGTTTAGGTTAAATATAGAATAA
- a CDS encoding helicase-related protein yields MAVELKQGSVIKSPHWPEPIKILEVEDFGDLIRIVGVMIKSKKYIDNIIPKKDLDKFRTYDVEKLNFSENAEEVFLGLEGYRFRLTYLFDPFLATTVSKIDPLPHQIDAVYNYILKLPRIRFLIADDPGAGKTIMAGLVIKELKLRGLAKRILIVVPGHLKDQWRRELKEKFSENFVVVDRNLINNNYGENVWEKYNQVITSMDFAKQEDILSSLGSAHWDLVIVDEAHKMAAYKYGDKTKKTDRYRLGEVLSKNSEHLLFLTATPHRGDAENFRLFLDLLYPGFFSSAEMIEESIKNKDNPLFIRRLKEDLVDFDGKPLFLPRHVKTVKFSCSDDEMKLYNALSKYVIEQYNKALKSDKKRNIAFALLILQRRFASSIYALRCSLERRKKKLEKIKNFVNNNAKLMFNDIEDIDDYEEIERWEIEKDWETLTVSESIDELKEEIKCINKLIKMADEIITSESETKLKELKELLEKYPKDQKILIFTESRDTLEYLVKKIKSWGHSVTFIHGGMKLEDRIRAEQEFRNVVQIMVATEAAGEGINLQFCNIMINYDIPWNPNRLEQRMGRIHRYGQTKEVFIYNLVAENTREGKVLLRLLNKLEEIRKHLGDKVFDVIGEIFYGKKLYQLVLEAAANARDIDEILKEIEIDVDEEYLRRVREALGDSLAIREIDYTRIKDISEKCKEYRLAPEYTEAFFIKAFKKAGGKIAKVKDYYKIDSIPYEIRKIAEDERFKNIWGSLAKRYAKITFDKEVAMKNSDVEFVSFGHPLFEAVLEWVLRNYLDKCKVGAVFKDVSGVYDGIIWFFEGEVKDGTGEIAGKRLFAIYDDGHEFKKINPAIIWDLVPATDVKGIEIENIDERREKAKRFAISSLMEYKNDILRERERLADIKRRYGIKSLENLISELDSKLLEYYEKKESEGKKMDLPILNVERKKKEYEETLERLKDEIERQKNLTVSMPEFVGAIRVISERKMVSDKEVERIGMEVAMAYEKLNGRNPIDVSSKNLGYDIYSEGNGEVRYIEVKARATSGEIALTPNEWFMAKRFRDKYWLYVVENAVINPTLYIIKNPAENLDAIEKVEVVRFVVPTNEWKFKGVPKKVKLDKKE; encoded by the coding sequence ATGGCTGTTGAATTAAAGCAGGGAAGTGTTATAAAATCACCACACTGGCCAGAACCAATAAAAATCTTAGAAGTTGAGGATTTTGGAGATTTAATAAGAATTGTTGGAGTTATGATAAAATCTAAGAAATACATTGATAACATAATTCCAAAAAAGGATTTAGATAAATTTAGAACTTATGATGTTGAGAAACTTAACTTTTCAGAAAATGCTGAAGAAGTGTTTCTTGGGTTGGAAGGATATAGATTTAGGTTAACATACCTCTTTGATCCATTTTTAGCTACAACAGTTTCAAAGATTGACCCGCTACCACATCAAATTGATGCTGTCTATAACTACATTTTAAAGCTTCCACGAATTAGGTTTTTGATAGCTGATGACCCAGGAGCTGGAAAAACAATAATGGCAGGATTAGTTATTAAAGAGTTAAAGCTTAGAGGGCTTGCAAAGAGAATATTGATTGTAGTTCCAGGGCATTTAAAAGATCAGTGGAGGAGGGAGTTAAAAGAAAAATTTTCGGAGAATTTTGTGGTTGTTGATAGAAATCTTATAAATAACAACTATGGGGAGAATGTTTGGGAGAAGTATAATCAAGTAATAACTTCAATGGATTTTGCTAAGCAGGAAGATATACTATCTTCTTTGGGAAGTGCTCATTGGGATTTGGTTATTGTAGATGAAGCTCATAAAATGGCTGCCTACAAATATGGAGATAAAACTAAAAAAACTGATAGATATAGATTGGGAGAAGTACTATCAAAAAATTCTGAACATTTGCTATTTTTAACGGCAACACCTCATAGAGGGGATGCAGAGAACTTTAGATTGTTTTTGGACTTGTTATATCCCGGATTTTTCTCATCTGCAGAGATGATTGAAGAATCAATTAAAAATAAAGATAATCCATTATTTATAAGAAGATTAAAAGAAGATTTGGTAGATTTTGATGGAAAGCCATTATTTTTGCCAAGGCATGTTAAGACGGTAAAGTTTTCATGCTCAGATGATGAGATGAAGTTGTATAATGCACTATCTAAATATGTAATTGAGCAGTATAACAAGGCATTAAAAAGTGACAAAAAGAGAAATATTGCATTTGCTTTGTTAATCTTGCAGAGGAGATTTGCTTCAAGCATTTATGCATTAAGATGCTCATTAGAAAGGAGAAAGAAAAAATTGGAGAAAATTAAGAATTTTGTCAATAATAATGCCAAATTAATGTTTAATGATATTGAGGATATTGATGATTATGAAGAAATAGAGAGATGGGAGATTGAGAAGGATTGGGAAACATTGACGGTCTCTGAAAGTATTGATGAATTAAAAGAAGAGATTAAATGTATAAACAAATTAATTAAAATGGCAGATGAAATTATAACCTCTGAAAGTGAAACAAAGCTTAAAGAGTTAAAAGAGTTATTGGAAAAATATCCAAAAGACCAGAAGATTTTAATTTTTACAGAATCAAGAGACACTTTGGAGTATTTAGTTAAAAAGATAAAATCCTGGGGACATTCTGTGACATTTATACATGGAGGGATGAAGCTTGAAGATAGAATAAGGGCAGAACAAGAATTTAGGAATGTAGTTCAGATTATGGTTGCTACTGAAGCCGCCGGGGAGGGAATTAATCTACAGTTTTGTAATATCATGATAAACTATGACATTCCTTGGAATCCAAATAGGTTAGAGCAGAGAATGGGGAGAATTCATAGGTATGGGCAGACAAAAGAGGTTTTTATTTACAACTTAGTTGCAGAAAATACAAGGGAAGGAAAGGTTTTATTAAGATTGCTTAATAAGTTGGAAGAAATTAGAAAGCACTTAGGAGACAAGGTTTTTGATGTTATTGGAGAGATATTTTATGGAAAAAAACTTTATCAGCTTGTTCTTGAAGCTGCTGCAAATGCAAGAGATATTGATGAGATTTTGAAGGAGATTGAGATTGATGTTGATGAGGAATATTTGAGAAGAGTTAGAGAGGCATTAGGGGATAGCTTAGCAATTAGAGAGATTGACTACACAAGAATAAAGGATATTTCTGAAAAATGTAAGGAGTATAGACTTGCTCCAGAATACACTGAGGCATTCTTTATTAAGGCATTTAAAAAGGCAGGAGGGAAGATTGCTAAAGTTAAAGATTATTATAAGATTGATTCAATTCCCTATGAGATTAGGAAGATTGCTGAGGATGAGAGATTCAAAAATATATGGGGAAGTTTGGCAAAGAGATATGCAAAAATTACCTTTGATAAAGAGGTTGCTATGAAAAATTCAGATGTGGAGTTTGTCTCCTTTGGGCATCCGTTGTTTGAGGCAGTGTTGGAGTGGGTTTTAAGAAATTATTTGGATAAATGCAAGGTAGGGGCTGTATTTAAAGATGTTTCTGGAGTTTATGATGGAATTATATGGTTTTTTGAAGGGGAAGTTAAGGATGGAACTGGAGAGATTGCTGGAAAGAGATTGTTTGCCATATACGATGATGGACATGAGTTTAAGAAGATAAATCCTGCTATAATTTGGGATTTAGTGCCTGCTACTGATGTTAAAGGTATTGAGATTGAAAATATAGATGAGAGAAGAGAGAAAGCAAAAAGATTTGCAATTTCATCGTTGATGGAGTATAAAAATGATATCCTTAGAGAGAGGGAGAGGCTGGCAGATATTAAGAGAAGATATGGAATTAAATCATTGGAGAATTTGATATCTGAGCTTGACTCAAAGTTGTTGGAGTATTATGAGAAGAAAGAAAGTGAAGGAAAGAAGATGGATTTACCAATATTGAATGTTGAGAGAAAGAAGAAAGAGTATGAGGAAACTTTGGAAAGATTAAAGGATGAAATTGAGAGGCAGAAAAACTTGACTGTGAGTATGCCAGAGTTTGTTGGAGCTATAAGGGTTATATCAGAGAGAAAGATGGTTAGTGATAAAGAGGTTGAGAGAATTGGGATGGAAGTGGCTATGGCTTATGAAAAGTTGAATGGAAGAAATCCTATTGATGTTTCTTCAAAAAATTTGGGATATGATATCTATTCAGAAGGTAATGGGGAGGTTAGATATATTGAGGTTAAGGCAAGGGCTACAAGTGGAGAGATAGCTTTAACTCCAAATGAATGGTTCATGGCTAAGAGGTTTAGAGATAAATATTGGCTCTATGTTGTTGAAAATGCTGTTATAAATCCAACTCTTTATATTATAAAAAATCCTGCTGAGAATTTAGATGCTATTGAAAAAGTTGAAGTTGTTAGGTTTGTTGTTCCAACCAATGAATGGAAGTTTAAGGGAGTTCCGAAAAAGGTAAAGTTAGATAAGAAAGAGTAA
- a CDS encoding ATP-binding protein, with protein MFVNREEELSFLEKLYKSDKKEVLILYGRRRVGKTELIKQFIKNINSEDVIYFLSDRSGLNANAERFYEKVAKKFNLPNVKVEDFRDAFNLLKIIPNNRIVVVIDEFSYLLEDKNTPAVFQHIIDEILDDRFFIILCGSLVGLMEGLMSYKNPLYGRRTAQLKLSPLKFLHVREYFKNVDIETVVKIYSVTGGIPMYFKLFKGEDFEKELNEVVFSKTSILYEEPEFILREEVGDVHRYYLILEALAKGYNRVSEISSVTGIEAKDLPKYLRVLMSLDLVEREVPITESLKSKKGRYKIKDNFFRFWFRFVYPNKSEIEIGMFKMDYLLFNKYVGEIFKDIVKEFLIELNKNDKLPFKFSKIGRWWHKGEEIDLIALNENDKKALFVEVKWKDLSVREVYGIFKDLERKAELVGLKDYDKYYCVFGRRIKGDIELEENYLVFDLQSILTL; from the coding sequence ATGTTTGTAAATAGAGAAGAAGAACTATCCTTTTTAGAAAAACTCTATAAATCAGACAAAAAGGAAGTTTTAATCTTATATGGTAGGAGGAGAGTTGGGAAAACAGAGCTTATAAAACAATTTATAAAAAATATTAACTCAGAGGATGTTATTTATTTTTTATCAGATAGGAGTGGATTGAATGCTAATGCAGAGAGGTTTTATGAAAAAGTTGCTAAAAAATTCAATTTACCAAATGTTAAAGTAGAAGATTTCAGAGATGCATTTAATCTTTTAAAAATAATCCCAAACAATAGGATTGTTGTGGTTATTGATGAATTCTCCTATTTATTGGAGGATAAGAATACTCCAGCAGTTTTCCAACACATAATTGATGAAATTTTGGATGATAGGTTTTTTATAATTCTCTGTGGTTCTCTCGTTGGATTGATGGAGGGTTTAATGAGTTACAAAAATCCATTGTATGGGAGGAGAACTGCACAGCTAAAATTATCTCCTTTAAAATTTTTACATGTTAGAGAGTATTTTAAAAATGTAGATATTGAGACGGTTGTTAAAATCTACTCTGTAACTGGGGGCATTCCAATGTATTTTAAACTTTTTAAAGGAGAAGATTTTGAGAAGGAGTTAAATGAGGTTGTTTTCTCAAAAACATCTATTTTGTATGAAGAGCCAGAGTTTATTTTGAGGGAGGAGGTTGGAGATGTTCATAGGTATTATTTAATCCTCGAAGCACTTGCTAAGGGTTATAATAGGGTTAGTGAGATTTCGAGTGTTACTGGCATTGAGGCAAAGGATTTACCAAAGTATTTGAGAGTTTTGATGAGTTTGGATTTGGTTGAGAGGGAAGTTCCAATAACTGAGAGTTTGAAGAGTAAGAAGGGGAGATATAAGATAAAAGACAACTTCTTCAGGTTTTGGTTTAGATTTGTGTATCCAAATAAGAGTGAGATTGAAATTGGAATGTTTAAGATGGATTATTTATTGTTTAATAAGTATGTTGGAGAGATTTTTAAAGATATTGTTAAAGAGTTTTTAATTGAATTGAATAAAAATGATAAGTTGCCATTTAAGTTTTCAAAGATTGGTAGATGGTGGCATAAGGGAGAGGAGATTGATTTAATTGCTTTAAATGAAAATGATAAAAAAGCTTTATTTGTTGAGGTTAAATGGAAGGATTTGAGTGTTAGAGAAGTTTATGGGATTTTTAAGGATTTGGAGAGAAAGGCAGAATTGGTTGGATTGAAGGATTATGATAAATATTATTGTGTGTTTGGTAGGAGGATTAAAGGAGATATTGAGTTGGAAGAGAATTATTTGGTGTTTGATTTGCAATCTATTTTAACATTATAA